From one Solanum stenotomum isolate F172 chromosome 12, ASM1918654v1, whole genome shotgun sequence genomic stretch:
- the LOC125847929 gene encoding vesicle-associated membrane protein 721-like, whose translation MGQQKALIYAFVGRGNVILAEYTDFSGNFNSIAYQCLQKLPASNNKFTYNCDGHTFNYLVDNGFTYCVVAEESVGRQIPIAFLERIKDDFMSKYGSGKAATAPPNSLNKEFGPKLKEHMQYCAEHPEEISKLAKVKAQVSEVKGVMMENIEKVLDRGEKIELLVDKTENLHHQAQDFRNTGTQIRRKMWLQNMKIKLIVLGILIALILIIVLSVCKGFNCGILL comes from the exons ATGGGTCAACAGAAAGCTTTGATCTATGCGTTCGTCGGTCGTGGGAATGTTATATTGGCTGAATACACAGATTTCAGTGGTAACTTCAACTCCATAGCTTATCAGTGTCTTCAGAAGCTACCTGCTTCCAATAACAAGTTCACCTATAACTGTGATGGTCATACCTTCAACTACCTTGTTGATAATGGATTCA CATACTGTGTGGTTGCTGAGGAGTCTGTTGGAAGACAAATTCCAATAGCGTTTTTGGAGCGCATTAAGGATGATTTCATGTCAAAATATGGGAGTGGGAAGGCTGCGACAGCTCCTCCTAATAGCCTGAACAAGGAATTTGG CCCTAAGTTGAAGGAGCATATGCAGTATTGTGCTGAACATCCTGAGGAAATTAGCAAACTTGCCAAAGTGAAAGCACAGGTTTCAGAAGTTAAGGGTGTTATGATGGAAAACATTGAGAAG GTTCTTGATCGTGGAGAGAAGATAGAGCTTCTTGTTGATAAGACAGAGAACCTTCATCACCAG GCACAGGACTTCAGGAACACGGGAACCCAAATACGGAGGAAGATGTGGCTGCAAAACATGAAAATCAAGCTGATAGTGTTAGGTATCCTGATAGCTTTGATCCTCATCATTGTTCTCTCAGTTTGCAAGGGATTCAATTGTGGAATTCTATTGTGA
- the LOC125848139 gene encoding uncharacterized protein LOC125848139: MSSKSNRNRPLAAKVIPPPSTPLSESDYAFTITRTAVAQICSSIGFTAAEAPVLGILTDIAVRYLRTIAKSAADSANSASRTQANLVDTIAAVDELSSVSGFPGAWRATGCFLNSGAVKKLDTFTEDSKEIPFAKPLPRKIFSVGSRKGMRNVGSSKIEYIGGEKKHIPTWLPVMPVIENHEKETVEKRRRELWGYCAKTEEPEREKKEEKKTDSGEKESKGLELPLKRGKVRFKIGGGGGVLGVCRSGGIGKRVLCENWNFDDENSSKQEQL, encoded by the coding sequence ATGAGTTCAAAATCAAATCGCAACCGTCCTCTGGCGGCAAAGGTGATTCCTCCTCCGTCCACGCCGTTATCGGAATCCGATTACGCCTTCACCATAACCAGAACAGCAGTAGCGCAGATCTGCAGTTCAATCGGATTCACAGCGGCAGAAGCTCCTGTTCTCGGAATCCTAACAGACATCGCCGTCAGGTACCTGAGAACAATCGCTAAGTCCGCCGCGGATTCAGCCAACTCAGCATCCCGTACCCAGGCAAATCTCGTCGACACAATCGCCGCCGTGGATGAGCTGAGCTCCGTGAGTGGATTCCCCGGAGCATGGAGAGCTACCGGTTGCTTTCTCAACTCCGGCGCGGTGAAGAAACTCGATACATTTACGGAGGATTCCAAGGAAATTCCATTCGCAAAACCGTTAcctaggaaaatattttcagtAGGAAGCAGAAAAGGTATGAGAAATGTAGGTAGTAGTAAGATTGAGTACATTGGAGGAGAGAAGAAGCATATTCCGACATGGCTACCAGTAATGCCGGTGATTGAGAATCACGAGAAGGAAACTGTTGAGAAGAGAAGAAGGGAACTTTGGGGATATTGTGCTAAAACTGAGGAACCAGAGAgggagaagaaagaggagaaaaaaactGATAGTGGGGAAAAGGAAAGTAAAGGACTTGAATTGCCATTGAAGAGAGGGAAAGTGAGGTTCAAgattggtggtggtggtggggtGTTAGGTGTGTGTAGAAGTGGTGGAATAGGTAAGAGAGTTTTGTGTGAGAATTGGAATTTTGATGATGAAAACTCATCAAAACAAGAGCAGCTTTGA